The window GTCAACAACTACCTGCGCGAGTTGAGCGGAATGCCGATGTCGGCGAAGGACTTCCGTACCTGGAAGGCGACGGTGCGTACGTCCCGGGTGCTGGCCGAGGCGGCGCCGCAGCGGTCGAAAACCGGCCGTCGCAGGGTCGTCGCCGAGGCGATGCGGGATGTGTCCGACCTGCTCGGCAACACCCCCGCCGTCGCGCGGACGTCGTACGTGGACCCGACCCTGCTCGACCGGTACGACAACGGCCAAACACCCGACATCCGACCCGGTACGTCCGACGCAGCGGCCGAACGCGCCGTGCTCAGATTCCTCCTATGACCGCGGTGTGCTGTCCCAGCGCCACGTGGTGAGACGAGGGTGCCCCGGCAGTTCGGTGCGGCCGGTGGCCCACAGCAGGGTGAGCCAGGGATCCGCACCGCCCGGAGCCTCCGGAAACAGACGGGCGAGCACCCGCGAGCAGAGAGCGGAGGGCGGGGTCCAGGCAAGCCCGAAGCCTTCCGCCAGATCGTGCATGTGTACCAGCGTCTCCACCACCCCCATCGCCGCGAAGCCTTCGGGGTCCGACACCCCGGCGCCGTGGTGGGCGCGGACCCGGGGCGGCGTCGTGCGCACCATGGCGACCAGCAGCGCACCGCACGCCTCCAGCACCTGCACCAGGCCGGCCGGACCCGCGTCACGGTCCGCGAAGAGGAAGTTCGCGGGTCCGTCCGGCCTCTTCCGGCTCAACACGAAAGGGACATGGGTGTCCAGCGGCGGGCTCTGCGGCCCCAACTGCACGGCGTAGTAGAACAGGTCATCGGCGAGGTGCTCGGCGGTCTCCCAGCAGTCCCACTCCAGCGAACCGGCCTTACCGGCCCACCCCTGCGGGGGCGCGTCCCGAAGGACGCCCACGGCGAGCCGCACGGCAAGGTCGACGTCGTCCGCGGTGACGGGAGACAGGACTGATCCGGTTTCGGCTGATCGAGACATGGCAGCACCGTATCGCGAGGGAAGAGGGCAACCTGTTCTGGTCCGCGAGAACCGGAGCCAGAGGTTCGCCACTTCGGCGCCACCTCGGCTTCCGGTCCCCGCGGATGTTCGTCAGAACGAGCGCCACTCGTCGACCATCGGGGGTCAGCGGCCAGATTGACCCAGAGGGCCGCTACGTCACCCTGCGTACCTACACCTCCACTGCACCCCGAACTCCTCGCAGCGCCGCTGCGAGGTCGGCAGCGATCTCGAAGGTCGGTGCCGCCCTCCCGGTCTCGTCTGCGTCCAGCGCGACGTGCTCGACGCGGGCCAGCATCTCCGTTGCGGTCTCCCGGTCATGGAGCGCCAGAGCCAGTTCTGCGCGGTACACCAGAACCTCTACGTGTGTGACGGGGTCGTCGTCGGCCTGCGGGCGAGCCAACGCGCTGTCGAGGATGCGGACTGCCTGGCCGGCGTCACCCTTGGAGTCGGCCAGCACGACGGCGTTCGCCAGCGCTTTGGCGAGTCGTCCGGCGGATGCGGGGGCTGACGTGGGCATCGTGGCGGGGTTCTGGAAGACGCGGATCCAGTTGCCGCCCGGGTCGACGACGCTGAATCCGCCCAGCCCGTCGGCGTTCTTTCGAGCCCTGGGCCGGGTCATCCGCGGCATTCCGGACACCAGGACTTTGCCGTACGCGTCCCGCATGCCGGTAGCGAAAGCCCGGTGCAGTTCCGCGATGTCCGGGGTGATCACGAGACAGGAGCCGTAGGAATGCTCTGGGTCGAACCCGGCGATCTCGAAGAATTGCAGGTGCAGGTCTTCACGTTGCAGTGCCACGCAGGGGTTGGGTTTGCGCTGCTTATACGTGGTGCTGAAGCCGAGAACCCGGTAGAAGGTCTCGATGTCGTCAATCGACGCGCAGGGCAGCAGGGGAACGGTCACCTCGTTGGTCATGGCTCTTTCCTAGGCGTCGCGGAGGGTCTGTCGCACATGGAAATAGCCGATCATCGCCCGAGCCCATCCGATCGGGCGATGCGACCGCAGTCGGCGTGCAGCCGCTTGGATGTGCGGAGACGTCCGTCGGACGGCTGGGGGTGTGGTGGCAGAGCCTGTCGGGTGGGCGGCACGGCTGGTTGAATCGTCGGAATGACTGGCTGGCCGACTGTGATCGGGACGCTCGGCGGGGTCGCCGTCACGGCCCTCCTCGGGCTCGTGACCGCATACCTCACACATCGCTGGCAGCAGGAGCGGGTTCGCCAGGAGCAGCAGATCGTGTCCCACCGGGAGCTTCGCGCGGCACGCCGCGACGTTTATGCGCGGTATCTGGTGTCGGCCCAGCATGCGTTCGATGCCGCGAAAGCCCAGTACCTGGCCAACCGCGACCAACCACGGGATCCGGCCGAGTTCACCACGGACCCGCCCGAGGAGATGCGCGTCGCGATCGCCGCCAACGAGGCGCTACGGGTCGAGGTGATGCTGCTGGCCGGCGAGCCGCTGCGGGCCGCGTTGGAGGCGTACGACAGGGGTTTGTGGAGACTGTGGCCGGTGCTGGGGTCCGGCAACGACCGGAGCTTCCAATCGGACAGCACCCGGAGGTACCACCGCCTGGTCCAGGCAATGCACGACGAGGTCACCGGCACCCATTGAAGACGCCGTACGCCCTACGGTCGGTTTGATCTTTCACGCCATGCAGGTGATCAAGTCGTGTCGTCACCCCGGACGAGCCATCGACGGATCGTCGACAGGTCCGCCTCGGTCAGGCCGGTGTACGGGTCGACGCGGTGCAGCAGCGCCCTTGCCGGGTGATGCGCCTTGACCCATCGCCGGTCGGCGTCGGTTGTCTCGTCGTCGAGCCAGACGAACGGACGTCCGGCTGCCCACCGACCGGGAGGTCCGGAAGCCCGAGCCGTGGCGAGATGACCTCGTTCGCCTCCGCCATCCACGTCGTTGCCCAGACCAACTGGCATCCCAGGGACATCAGTCCGCGCCCGTCATCCGGGTCGAGCCGATCGAGCAGGGGATTGCCCGTATCGTCCGATGGTCGAGCCGGGGAAGGTCTTCGATCACCCGGCCGGGCCTTGAACGGGATCAGCGGTCCGTCCACGTCGAGGAAGAGCAGGGGGCGGGTGGCGAGGCCGGGCGTCACGCCCGAACCGTAACGTGAGGACGGTCCGGGCTGCACCGGGTACGCGGCCGGACGCCGGGCGGCCCCGACCAGACAGCGGGGAGAGCGCATGACATCGACCGTGTTTCGTTTCGACCAGGGCCTGGCGGTACGGCGGCTGGGGTTCGGTGCCATGCACCTGCCCACCGAGCCGGGTCCTGCCCACGAAGCCGCTCTGACGGTGGTCCGGCGGGCTGTCGAACTCGGCGTCACGCTGATCGACACCGCCTACCTGTACGGCGGGGGAGCCAACGAGGAACTTCTTGCCGAGGCCCTGCATCCCTATCCGGACGGGCTGCTCATCACCACGAAGGTCGGTGTCGCACGCTCCGGCGCTGGGGGCGAATGGAAGCTGGACGGGCGCCCGGCGGTCCTGCGTACGCAGGTCGAGCAGGGATTGCGCCGGCTGCGGTTGGAGCGGATCGAGCTGCTCCAGCTACATCGGATCGATCCGGAGACACCGCTCGCCGACCAGCTCGGCACACTGCGCGATCTGAGGGCCGAGGGAAAGATCGGCCGGATCGGACTTTCCGAGGTCACCGTCGCCGAACTCGACCAGGCACGGCGGATCGTCGACGTGGCGAGTGTGCAGAACAGGTACAACGTGCTCGATCGCGAGCATGAGCCCGTACTCGAAGCCTGTGAGCGGGCGGGGATCGCGTTCCTGCCGTGGCGGCCGGTCGCGGCAGGTTCGTCGGGAGCGAAGGCGGAGATCGCGGCGGTGGCGGCCGAGGTCGGTGCCACACCCACCCAGGTTTTGCTCGCGTGGCTGCTGGGCCGGTCGCCGGTGATGCTCCCGATTCCGGGTACCGCTCGGCTGGACCACCTGGAGGAAAATCTCGCCGCGGAAGGGCTCCACCTGGGCCAGACCCATCGCGCCCGCCTGGACCGGCTGCACGAGCCGGCGTAGGACTTCGAGGCAGTCCGTCATCCGCGTCATCGGGTGGCCGGCTCGTACCGGAGATTCTCACCAGCCGGCAGCAGATATCCCTCCCAGCGCGGTTCCGGTGCGATGCCGTCGAGCTGTTCGGAGGAGATGTCGGCGTTCAGTTTCGAAGCCGATGAGGCCGAGCCGGAACGGGACCTCGCGGAAGATTGTCGTGCCGACGGCGGCCAGCCAGTCGTCCAGGGGACGCCGCCAGACCAGGGAATCCTCCCCGCTCCGGGAGTCGAAGGGGAAGCCGCCGATGCGCGGGTCGACGCGCGCCAGAGCTCCCAGGGGCAGATAGAAGTCGAGCCATTCAGGATCCTCGTCGCCACCCAGGATCACGCAACCGCACACCACTCGGTGACCATTCGGAAGGTGCACCGTCCCCCGCAGGTGGCCGAAGGTCGCCAGGGATGAGACGGTGCAGGGAACTTCCGCCTGCTCACCAGGTTCGTGGTCTCGGGATCCGTAGCAGCCGTCGATGGAAGCCGCTCGCCACAGGGCCGTCAGCGCCCTTTGTAAGCCTTGATGATCCAGGTCGCCCAACTCGATGGACAGCTCGTAGAACCCTCCCGACCAGTTTTCTTCGTCGGTGAACGAGGCTGGATCAGGCATGGCCCTTCCGAGGGGTCAGGACGCAGAACTCGTTGCCGTCGGGGTCGGCCAACAGCACCCGGCCGACGTCGTCCTGGCCGGTGTCGATTCGGGTGGCCCCGAGGGAGAGGAGACGGTCGACCTCCACTTGCTGGTCACCGTCGGCCGGTGGAGCGAGGTCGAAATGCAGCCGGTTCTTCCCGGTTTTCGGCATCAGGGGCGGGCCGCCCCAGGTGATCTTCGGACCGCCGTACGGGGAGCGGATCGCGGTCTCCTGGTCCTGGTCCCAGACCAATGGCCAGCCCAGCGCCTCGCTCCAGAAGTAGCCGACCCGCTGCGAACCGTCGGACGAGAGCGCGCCGATGAATCCGCACTCGGCTAGGAAGTTGTTGCCCGGCTCGATGACGCAGAACTCATTGCCCTCGGGGTCGGCGAGCACCACGTGATCCTCGTCGGGGAGTTGGCCGACGTCGATGTGCCGCGCGCCGAGCTTGAGTGCCGTCGCCACCGTCTGCTGCTGCTGATCGAGGGACGCGCTCGTCAGATCGAAGTGGATCCTGTTCGGGCCGGTCTTCTGCTCCCGGCTCGGGAGAAATCGGAGCCGGAACCCGGTGTCGTCGCTCGGCAGGAGGGCGATGCCGTCGTGGGGATCGTCGGCCAACTCCCAGCCCAGGACACCGGCCCAGAATTGCCCGACACGGAGTGGGTCGTTGGCGTCAAAACAGAGCGCAAAAAGTTGGGTGGTCATCCGGCTTCGCATCTCCGATCTGGTGACTCATGGTCGGAGACACGGCAC of the Micromonospora sp. NBC_01796 genome contains:
- a CDS encoding VOC family protein, giving the protein MTTQLFALCFDANDPLRVGQFWAGVLGWELADDPHDGIALLPSDDTGFRLRFLPSREQKTGPNRIHFDLTSASLDQQQQTVATALKLGARHIDVGQLPDEDHVVLADPEGNEFCVIEPGNNFLAECGFIGALSSDGSQRVGYFWSEALGWPLVWDQDQETAIRSPYGGPKITWGGPPLMPKTGKNRLHFDLAPPADGDQQVEVDRLLSLGATRIDTGQDDVGRVLLADPDGNEFCVLTPRKGHA
- a CDS encoding aldo/keto reductase; amino-acid sequence: MTSTVFRFDQGLAVRRLGFGAMHLPTEPGPAHEAALTVVRRAVELGVTLIDTAYLYGGGANEELLAEALHPYPDGLLITTKVGVARSGAGGEWKLDGRPAVLRTQVEQGLRRLRLERIELLQLHRIDPETPLADQLGTLRDLRAEGKIGRIGLSEVTVAELDQARRIVDVASVQNRYNVLDREHEPVLEACERAGIAFLPWRPVAAGSSGAKAEIAAVAAEVGATPTQVLLAWLLGRSPVMLPIPGTARLDHLEENLAAEGLHLGQTHRARLDRLHEPA
- a CDS encoding VOC family protein, whose product is MTNEVTVPLLPCASIDDIETFYRVLGFSTTYKQRKPNPCVALQREDLHLQFFEIAGFDPEHSYGSCLVITPDIAELHRAFATGMRDAYGKVLVSGMPRMTRPRARKNADGLGGFSVVDPGGNWIRVFQNPATMPTSAPASAGRLAKALANAVVLADSKGDAGQAVRILDSALARPQADDDPVTHVEVLVYRAELALALHDRETATEMLARVEHVALDADETGRAAPTFEIAADLAAALRGVRGAVEV